The following DNA comes from Acidicapsa ligni.
TTTCCTGCTGCACTGGTATGCAAGAGTTCCTCCACTTCGGGCTACTTATGTATCGACGGGAAAATCAATGCTTCAACAACGTGAGCTCACATGAATCATCGCCAACGATAATCCCGATATCTCTGGCAACAACTACTGCAGGCTGCTTCTGAACCTGATACCCCGGAAAGAAAGGCAAAATCAATTGGAGCTGGCGATCGTTATTCGTTCAATTCTTTGTTCGTTTGTTCGATCTTCTACTTCATGATGCAGGCTTAAAACTGGGTTGAAACTCAACTTTGCCATGGGAAAGCAGGAGAATGGTGAGTTCGCCCTGTTGCTCCTCTACCAACTCCAATCCCTCGGCATGCGATGTCTTTCCATCGGGCGTGATGTAGCCCACTTTGATTGGTCCGCTTCCGCGAATTTTGAAACGATAGTCCATGGTTGCTCCCGGAACCAGTGAGTTTGTACCAAAGCTGGCGGTGGGATAATCGACTTCCAATTCGCGGATGGTTTCGCCCGTTTGATTCACGATGTGCGCAGCGATCCAGTAGCTTTTGCAGCCACTGAGAGGCAGCATGATTATCAGCGCCAGAAAGGTAGCCGTCATACGCCAGCTTTTAAAAGCAAAGTACTTCAATTACGGCCTTCTTTCGCATGAGCACTACTGTCAGAAGATGCATCTGTACCGGCGATCACCTGGGCAGCCTTTTCCAGCTGATGAATACGACGGAAGATTTCGGGCAGGCGTTGAAAGACTGCGACAGCCCGTAACCAGCTCCGATTCTCAAATGCAGGCGAGCCCGAGAGCATTTTTCCGGATGGCACATCGTGCGATACGCCGGACTGCGCTGTCAAGATTACTTCGTCGCCAAGAGTGCAGTGACCAGCTACGCCAGTCTGCCCGGCAAGGATCGCGTTGGCGCCAACGACAGAGGAACCGGCAAGACCAGCCTGCGCGCAGACCAGTGTGTTCTTGCCCACCTTGGAGCCGTGCCCGATCTGGACGAGGTTGTCTATCTTGGCTCCATCGGCAATTTCGGTCGCTCCAACAGTGGCTCGATCGATGCAGGCATTGGCCTGGATGTCCACATGGTGACCGACCAGCACCGGGCCCGACTGGGGAATTTTCTGCCAGTTGCCCTGGTTGTCTTTAGCGAATCCAAAGCCGTCCGATCCGACGATCGCTCCATTTTCGAGCGTGACATGGTCGCCGAGAATACACCCTTCGCGCACGACAGCGTGAGCATGGGCGTAGAAGTGATCTCCCGCTACGACGCCGGGATAGAGCACCACGTGGGGCAGCACGGTTGCGTTATCGCCCAGTTGCACGCCTGGTCCGATGACAACATAAGCTCCGATATGAGAATTGGCCCCGATCCTGGCGGTAGGGTCGATGACCGCGGTGGGATGTATGCCGGGCGCGTAGGCAGGCGGCTGGTAAAAGATGCCCAGCGCCTGTGCGAAGGCATGATATGGATTGGCGAGGCGAAGCGTAGGGGTTGAGATTTCCGGGAAATCCGGAGATACAAGAACCGCCGCAGCCTTTGTCTTGTGAACCAGGCCTGCGTATTTTGGGTTGGCAACGAAGGTGATCTCGGTTGGGCCAGCCTCTTCAATGCCGCGTACGCCCGTGACCTCTATAGTGCCGTCACCGTGCAGGGTTGCATTCAGACGATCTGCCAGTTCTGCCAGTCTCATTGTTGAGATTGTAATTGGAATATCAGTCTGACTCAGACTGACTCAAGCCTGACGTCAGGCGGACGGGCTCAAACGGACTGGCTTAGGCGTACTGGCTTAGACGGATGCAGGCGGACACAGGTATTCAAGGCCGTTCATTCCAACAGAACTCGTTCCGGAACGCGTTCTGTTGGAAAGAGAGTCGGCTGCAAATCCTGGCCGGGGCCTGCGCCGGAGTGCGGGGCAGAGGCCGCTCCAATAACCGAGAGGACGATCAGTTCTCGAATCGAGCTTCGTGGAACAAAGACCCGCTGAGTGTTGGTGCGGGTATCGGGCGGGGTGAGCAATATCCCAACGCCCTCGATGAGTGATCGGTCATTGGCGACGATGCCCTCCAGGACATCTGCGTCTCGCAGCGTGAGGCGCACCCATAGCCCCGTCATGCGTCCGGTCATGCGCGGCCTGCTGGTGAATCGCCTGCGCAGCAGCCGTTCCGGTTGAGCCGATTCTCCCGAAGAGGATTCGCCTGCAGCCGACTCGCCAGGAAGCGGATCGCGGACGTAGCAGACCCACTTCACGGCCTCCCAGTCAAGGACGGCCAGTTTTCCCGAGCTGTCGAGAAGTTCTAAAACCGGGCTGTCCGCAGGATTGGCCGCGGCATAACCGGCGGCCCAATCCTGCGTAAACTTGCGTACTATCACCGGTTTACGGGCCTGGCTCACAGGGTGGATTGTCGCACGAGCCGCTGGCGAATGAGTGAATTCAGTTCTAAAGCTGTAGCCAAGCTGGTTACGGTGTGATAACGTACTGTGGTTGCACGCATGCTAATGACGCTTTCTAAGCGTTGTTGCATCAGATACTTGAGAGACACCAAGGCGGGGAATAACCCGCGGGAGTAGTGAACGAAGCATGCCTGACTATATTTATTTGTTGGAGAACCGGCTGTCCGCCCCCCAGCAAAATGCCTTACGGACGGTACGGGATTTGGCGCGCGAAGCGCAGAAAACAGTCTTTCTCACCGGGGGCGCCGTGCGCGATCTCACTTGTGGGAATCCTGTACGCGACCTTGAAGTAACTGTGCACGGAAACGTGCTTGAACTGAAGTCCGCAGTCGAAAAAGCGGGAGGCAAAGTCTGGGGTGTCGATGAAGTTTCGCGCACTCTGTATCTGTGCTTCCCCGGCAACGTTCGTCTGGATCTGGGGAGCGCGCGTCGCGCTGATTTTCCAAAGTCGGGCAAACCTGTGTATGAGTGGACAAGCATCCAGGAAGATCTGCGCGCGCGCGACTTTACCGTAAATGCGATGGCAATTTCTCTGAATGAGGGATCTTACGGCTTGTTGATGGACCCAACCAATGGAGTCGCCGATATCGAGGCACGCCATCTGCGATTGGTCTCCAACTACGGTTTCCTTGAGAATCCGGTGCAGTTGATTCGTGCAACCCGGCTCAAGGCCCGACTGGCTTTTGAACTGGAAGAAAGAACCCACACACGCTACGAAAATGCCAAGGGTGAAGATGTCATCGAGCATCTCTCCGAGCATGAGCGCAGTCGCGAACTGGAGCAGATCGGCCATGAAGAAGAGCCGCTGAAGGTTCTGCATGCGTTGGAGGCCGAGGGCTGGATGCAGCACCTCTTCGCAGCGTGGACTGCGGCCAAGGCCGATGTGGACAAGCTGACGGCGTTGCACGATCTTTCGATCGAGCTACAGGTGCAGGGTGTGCACCCGGATGTATCTGCGGCGCAGATGCAGTTGCTGACGGCCAAGCTGGCTGCGAAGGATCTGGCCCAGCTCAAGAAGCAGATGCTGCGACCGGGCTTTGTCGAGGAGTGGAATCATCTCGACGCGCAGGCAGCAGATTTCGCCAAGGTACTGCTCTCGAAAGAGAATGCGACACCCTCTGCGACCTACAATCTTTTCACGAGCTATGCGGCGGAAGCTGTTCTATGGCTTGGGTTTACCAGCAAGCAGGCAGCCGTCAAGGAAAAGTACGAGAATTTCCTGAAGGTCTGGCCGCAGGCTCGTCAGCGCGTTCCTTACGCCTTGATGCTCGAAATGAGAATCACGCCCGAGCTACCTGGCTACAACGACCTGGTGAAGACCATCTTCCTGCAATTGATCGATGGCGGTTTGACCACCAACGAGGAGATTCGTGCGCTGCTGGAGCCGCATTCACCGCCCGCGCCGCCTCCGCCGGTCACGATCAAGCGGACTCGCGCCAAGAAGGGTGCAGAGGCCAAGAAGGCGCGTCATTCGGATGAGGATGATGAAGACTCCGACGATCTGGGCGACGACGAGGACGAGGAAGATGGTCTCGATCTCGACGGCGAGGATCTCGATTTCTCCATCGGAGCCGATGATGCGCGGATTGCTCCTGCGGCGGACGGCGATGAGGACGATGTCTTCGCTCGCGATTCGGTCGGGGATGACGATCTCGATTCCGACGGAGATCGGGATGCGGATACAGACGTCGATCCAGATGACGAGCCCACCCCTCCGGCAGCACCGAGAGGCCGCAAGGGCCGCGGAACATCCAAGGCCGCGTCCAGATCGGAATCGACTGCGGATCGCAATTCCGCGTCCGGAGCCGGATTGCGCGAGCTTGCGGAGGAGTACGACCTGGTTGAACCGGATGATCCAGCCGATTTAGACGAGGCTGATCCGTCGATTCTGACCGAGGATCTGACAACGGCAAAGAAAGTAACCTCGAAGGGACAGAAGGCGACTCCGATCAAGTCGTCTTCTGCCGCATCTAAAACAAAGGCTGCCGTGAAGGTGGTAGCGAAGGCTCCTGTGAAGGCGCCGGTTAAAGTCGTAGCGAAGTCTGCGGCGAAGCCGGCACCTGCCAAGCCTGTCGCGAAGGTTGCGGCTAAACCGGCGAGCAAGGCTCCTGTAAAAGCTGCGGTAAAGGTAGTCGCAAAGGCAGTTCCGGCGAAAAAGGCTGTCGCTGTATCCAAGACTGGCAAGAAACGGTAACGATTGCAGGGCTGTCATGCTGCGGTCAGGAAATAAGATTTCCTGAATCCGAGGCATGTTTGCGGCTTGTATTTATGCCAGAGTAACTCGTCATCCGAACGAGTGTGGCTTAGCATGAGCATGGTTGTTTATCTACAAAATTTAAAGCACACGAAGTTCAAAGCAAGGAACCGAATCGCAAGAGAGCGAACCGTTATAAATTGAGCTGTTCCGGTCGAACCGTTCCGATAGAGCTGTTCTGATCAAGTCACAAAGATCAAACTATGAATCTGCTTCATAGCAAATGAGTGTCTGCGAAGTCGGAGTAATTGCAATCAAAATCACTCCGACGAAATCTCTTCAGCGCCCGGCCTGACGGAGTGTATCCGTTTGGTTCCCGTGTAAACTTCGCCTGCGACATTTCTTCTTGAATAGGAACGACGTCGTTTGTCATAAAAGCGTCCATGGCAATCGACACACTCCCAGGGAAATCTCCCCAGGAAATACATAAATCGGTCAGCGAACGTTCTATTTCTGGCTCGGCGCCTGGTGGAGCTGGACGCGCATTTTGGACAATCAGGATTCATCGGTTTCTACCTTCCGTATTGAATTCCCGCAGGCAACTGGAGAGGCCATACTTTCAAGGCCTTAAGTAAAACAATGCCACTTCTCAATAAATCTTTTAGACGTCTTATTTTCACACAAGGGTTACTTCGCTCGCCATCGAAATCCTGATAGGAGAACCGGTGTATCCTCGTGCTGATACACAATTTAAAGCAATTGTAATACTCCCGTGCAGCGATAGCGCAGAATTCGAAAAGCATACGAGATTCATCTCCGTGACTAAAGTTTTTGGGAGTTTAGTCCTTGTTTTCCTCAGCCATAAAACTCGGCTGATTTCTGAGCTTCCCAAAGCGCCTAAAATTGAAATTGACCATGGCCGAATTCACTCATCTCCACCTGCATACGGACTACTCTCTTCTCGACGGCGCTTGCGACGTGGACAAACTGGTGGAGCGTGTCTCTTCCATCGGCCAAAAATCAGTTGCCATGACGGATCACGGCAACATTTATGGGGCCGTTCATTTCTTTGATGCAGCAAAGAAGAAGGGCATCAAGCCTATTCTTGGTTGCGAGTTGTATGTCTGCAAAAAAGAAGATCATCGCGCCGATCCAAGCGGAGACAAGTACAACCATCTGCTGGTGCTGGCACAGAATGAAGAAGGCTATCGCAACCTCATCCGGATTACCTCCGAGGCCTCTGTACATGGCTTCTATAAGAAGCCGCGCATCAGCAAGCAGTACCTGGCGAGCCACGCAAGCGGGTTGATTGGACTCTCCGGATGCCTTTCGGGCGAGCTGTCTGAGAACCTGTTGAAGAGTGATTACGAAGCTGCCCGTGCAACGGCCTTGCAGTATCAGGACATCTTCGGCCGCGGCAATTTTTACCTTGAGATCCAGGATCAGGGTCTTGAGATGGAGAAGCGCATCCACGCTGACTTTTTCAAGCTGGAGCGAGAGCTTGATATTCCGCTGGTAGCGACAAACGATTCGCATTATTTGTGCGAGGACGATCACACCGCACATGACACGATGCTCTGCGTGCAGACCGGTTCGAAGGTACAGGACAAGGATCGCTTCCGCTTCGACGGCGACCAGTTCTATGTCAAGAGCGCGGACGAGATGCTGCGGCTCTTCCCTGATCGTTACGACATCATGCAGCGCACACAGGAGATTGCAGAGCGCTGCAACCTGAAGCTCAACAAGGTCGACAATCCGTTTCCGGAGTTTGCTGTTCCGGACGGACACACGATCGATAGCTACTTTGAGCACATCTGCCGCGAGGGCTTCAAGAAGAGACTCGATACTGCAATCCGTCATCTGGAGTCGCGTGGACTTCTGCGGCATCCTCGTCATGAGTATGAGGCTCGCCTGCAGCGCGAGATCGACATCATCACGCAGATGAAGTATGTCGGCTACTTTCTTATTGTCTGGGACTTCATTCGTTACGCGCGTGAGCAGGGTATC
Coding sequences within:
- the lpxD gene encoding UDP-3-O-(3-hydroxymyristoyl)glucosamine N-acyltransferase; the protein is MRLAELADRLNATLHGDGTIEVTGVRGIEEAGPTEITFVANPKYAGLVHKTKAAAVLVSPDFPEISTPTLRLANPYHAFAQALGIFYQPPAYAPGIHPTAVIDPTARIGANSHIGAYVVIGPGVQLGDNATVLPHVVLYPGVVAGDHFYAHAHAVVREGCILGDHVTLENGAIVGSDGFGFAKDNQGNWQKIPQSGPVLVGHHVDIQANACIDRATVGATEIADGAKIDNLVQIGHGSKVGKNTLVCAQAGLAGSSVVGANAILAGQTGVAGHCTLGDEVILTAQSGVSHDVPSGKMLSGSPAFENRSWLRAVAVFQRLPEIFRRIHQLEKAAQVIAGTDASSDSSAHAKEGRN
- a CDS encoding tRNA nucleotidyltransferase/poly(A) polymerase family protein; this encodes MPDYIYLLENRLSAPQQNALRTVRDLAREAQKTVFLTGGAVRDLTCGNPVRDLEVTVHGNVLELKSAVEKAGGKVWGVDEVSRTLYLCFPGNVRLDLGSARRADFPKSGKPVYEWTSIQEDLRARDFTVNAMAISLNEGSYGLLMDPTNGVADIEARHLRLVSNYGFLENPVQLIRATRLKARLAFELEERTHTRYENAKGEDVIEHLSEHERSRELEQIGHEEEPLKVLHALEAEGWMQHLFAAWTAAKADVDKLTALHDLSIELQVQGVHPDVSAAQMQLLTAKLAAKDLAQLKKQMLRPGFVEEWNHLDAQAADFAKVLLSKENATPSATYNLFTSYAAEAVLWLGFTSKQAAVKEKYENFLKVWPQARQRVPYALMLEMRITPELPGYNDLVKTIFLQLIDGGLTTNEEIRALLEPHSPPAPPPPVTIKRTRAKKGAEAKKARHSDEDDEDSDDLGDDEDEEDGLDLDGEDLDFSIGADDARIAPAADGDEDDVFARDSVGDDDLDSDGDRDADTDVDPDDEPTPPAAPRGRKGRGTSKAASRSESTADRNSASGAGLRELAEEYDLVEPDDPADLDEADPSILTEDLTTAKKVTSKGQKATPIKSSSAASKTKAAVKVVAKAPVKAPVKVVAKSAAKPAPAKPVAKVAAKPASKAPVKAAVKVVAKAVPAKKAVAVSKTGKKR
- a CDS encoding DUF6982 domain-containing protein, which translates into the protein MIVRKFTQDWAAGYAAANPADSPVLELLDSSGKLAVLDWEAVKWVCYVRDPLPGESAAGESSSGESAQPERLLRRRFTSRPRMTGRMTGLWVRLTLRDADVLEGIVANDRSLIEGVGILLTPPDTRTNTQRVFVPRSSIRELIVLSVIGAASAPHSGAGPGQDLQPTLFPTERVPERVLLE